A genome region from Populus alba chromosome 5, ASM523922v2, whole genome shotgun sequence includes the following:
- the LOC118062020 gene encoding thaumatin-like protein 1 yields the protein MHILMLQLRFLQMDHVFFSSALHITLILLTICKGISGAKFTIINRCDYTVWPGILSNAGSTPLDSTGFELPQGGSRSFQAPPNWSGRFWGRTGCTFDPNTGQGTCITGDCSSNQIECNGKNANPPATLAEFTVGSGVKDFYDVSLVDGYNLPMIVEPNGGSGSCLSTGCMTDLNQQCPAELRVESGQACKSACEAFGNPEYCCSGAYGAPDTCKPSVYSEMFKTACPRSYSYAYDDATSTFTCTGADYVITFCPSSTSQKSARDTTPPASTANGAETGSGSGDGPIGIDTSWLPNFLTGDSPSAFPCWAWQFTLIFSTLPSLFLFLVYL from the exons ATGCATATCCTTATGTTACAGCTTAGATTCCTCCAAATGGATCACGTCTTCTTCAGTTCTGCTCTACACATCACTCTCATCTTGCTTACAATCTGCAAAG GAATATCAGGGGCTAAATTTACAATCATAAACAGATGTGACTACACAGTATGGCCAGGTATTCTTTCCAATGCAGGCAGCACTCCATTAGACAGCACAGGATTTGAACTTCCACAAGGTGGATCACGATCCTTTCAAGCACCACCAAATTGGTCAGGTCGATTCTGGGGCAGAACTGGTTGCACATTTGACCCGAATACCGGTCAGGGCACCTGCATAACAGGTGACTGCAGCTCCAACCAAATTGAATGCAATGGTAAAAATGCAAACCCTCCAGCCACTCTAGCCGAATTCACTGTCGGATCAGGTGTGAAGGATTTTTACGATGTTAGTTTGGTTGACGGCTACAATTTACCCATGATTGTCGAACCAAATGGCGGGTCAGGGAGTTGCTTGTCGACCGGGTGTATGACAGATTTGAACCAGCAGTGCCCAGCTGAATTACGGGTTGAATCAGGGCAGGCCTGTAAGAGTGCATGTGAGGCCTTTGGGAACCCTGAGTACTGTTGCAGCGGCGCGTATGGAGCACCAGACACCTGTAAGCCATCTGTTTATTCGGAGATGTTTAAGACCGCTTGTCCGAGATCATATAGCTATGCTTACGATGATGCAACTAGCACATTTACATGTACAGGAGCAGATTATGTTATCACATTCTGCCCTTCATCAACAAG TCAAAAATCTGCAAGAGACACGACTCCACCAGCAAGCACTGCAAATGGGGCTGAAACAGGATCAGGATCAGGGGATGGGCCAATTGGAATTGACACTTCATGGTTGCCGAACTTTCTCACTGGGGACTCACCCAGTGCCTTTCCCTGTTGGGCTTGGCAATTTACCTTGATTTTTTCTACATTGCCCAGTCTATTCCtctttttggtttatttatag
- the LOC118062021 gene encoding thaumatin-like protein 1b, translating into MSHLTLLIPLSSFFISHFFIQAVVSTTFTLTNKCDYTVWPGSLSNADAPALSTTGFALQNGESKTITAPASWGGRFWGRTYCSQDSTGKFSCVTGDCGSGKLECSGAGAAPPATLAEFKLDGYGGMDYFDVSLVDGYNLPLLVVPQGGSGQNCTSTGCVVDLNESCPSELQVTSTEGQSVACKSACEAFGSPQYCCNGAYSTPATCGPSTYSEIFKSACPRAYSYAYDDKTSTFTCASADYQITFCPSPNTSQKASQGQNTENTSTNSNTTLVNSTMVYEGALNQNGASPSMNSKVLGSHVIAGIVSITVAIWQLG; encoded by the exons ATGTCTCATCTAACATTACTTATCCCTCTATCATCCTTCTTCATTTCCCATTTCTTCATTCAAG CTGTTGTTTCAACAACGTTTACATTAACTAACAAATGTGACTACACAGTATGGCCGGGAAGTCTTTCCAACGCAGACGCACCAGCTCTCTCCACAACTGGCTTTGCCCTTCAAAATGGCGAGTCAAAGACCATCACAGCACCAGCTTCGTGGGGTGGACGTTTCTGGGGTCGAACATATTGCTCTCAAGACTCCACAGGAAAATTCTCTTGTGTTACAGGTGATTGTGGCTCAGGAAAACTAGAATGTTCAGGCGCGGGTGCAGCTCCTCCAGCCACGTTAGCAGAGTTCAAGCTTGACGGCTATGGAGGgatggattattttgatgtgagtcTTGTTGATGGGTACAACTTGCCATTGCTTGTTGTCCCTCAAGGAGGTTCTGGTCAGAATTGTACAAGCACAGGATGCGTTGTGGATTTGAACGAGTCGTGCCCTTCAGAGCTGCAGGTTACTAGTACGGAAGGGCAAAGCGTGGCCTGTAAAAGCGCCTGTGAAGCTTTTGGGTCTCCACAGTACTGTTGCAATGGAGCATACAGTACACCTGCTACCTGCGGGCCTTCTACGTATTCTGAGATTTTTAAGAGCGCCTGTCCACGCGCCTACAGCTATGCTTACGATGATAAGACCAGTACCTTCACTTGTGCCTCCGCTGATTACCAAATTACCTTCTGCCCCTCCCCTAACACcag CCAAAAAGCATCACAAGGGCAGAACACTGAGAATACAAGCACAAACAGCAACACGACACTCGTCAATAGTACAATGGTGTATGAAGGTGCGTTGAACCAGAATGGAGCATCACCATCTATGAACAGCAAGGTCTTAGGATCACATGTCATTGCGGGAATTGTCAGCATAACAGTAGCCATTTGGCAGTTGGGATAG
- the LOC118062019 gene encoding endoplasmin homolog, with amino-acid sequence MRKWTVPSALLLLCLLSLISDQGQKLHAKAEDDPDSLVDPPKVEEKLGAVPNGLSTDSDVVKRESESISKRTLRNTAEKFEFQAEVSRLMDIIINSLYSNKDIFLRELISNASDALDKIRFLSLTDKEVLGEGDDAKLDIQIKLDKEKKILSIRDRGIGMTKEDLIKNLGTIAKSGTSAFVEKMQTSGDLNLIGQFGVGFYSVYLVADYVEVISKHNEDKQYVWESKADGAFAISEDTWNEPLGRGTEIRLHLREEAGEYLEESKLKDLVKKYSEFINFPIYLWASKEVDAEVPADEDESGDEDETTAESSSSDDGDSEKSEDEDAEDKPKTKKIKETTYEWELLNDVKAIWLRNPKEVTEEEYTKFYHSLAKDLGDEKPLAWSHFTAEGDVEFKAVLFVPPKAPHDLYESYYNTNKANLKLYVRRVFISDEFDELLPKYLNFLMGLVDSDTLPLNVSREMLQQHSSLKTIKKKLIRKALDMIRKIADEDPDEANDKDKKDVENSSDDEKKGQYAKFWNEFGKSIKLGIIEDSVNRNRLAKLLRFETTKSDGKLTSLDQYISRMKSGQKDIFYITGPNKEQVEKSPFLERLKKKGYEVIYFTDPVDEYLMQYLMDYEDQKFQNVSKEGLKLGKDSKAKELKESFKELTKWWKGALASENVDDVKISNRLADTPCVVVTSKYGWSANMERIMQAQTLSDANKQAYMRGKRVLEINPRHPIIKELRERVVKDPEDGSVKQTAHLMYQTALMESGFILNDPKDFASRIYSSVKSSLSISPDAIIEEEDDVEEVEVEAETKEATSSSEAEPTRDDEDTEPSVVKDEL; translated from the exons atgaggAAGTGGACGGTCCCTTCCGCGTTGCTACTACTGTGCCTACTTTCTCTCATTTCAGATCAAG GTCAGAAGTTACACGCAAAAGCAGAGGATGATCCTGATTCGCTTGTAGATCCTCCAAAAGTAGAGGAGAAACTCGGTGCCGTTCCAAATGGATTATCAACGGATTCTGATGTCGTCAAGAG AGAGTCGGAGTCTATTTCGAAGAGAACACTTCGCAACACTGCGGAGAAATTCGAGTTCCAAGCCGAGGTGTCTCGGCTTATGGATATTATTATCAACTCTCTCTACAGTAACAAAGATATTTTCCTTAGAGAGTTGATTTCCAATGCATCTGAT GCGCTTGATAAAATTAGATTCCTTTCTCTCACGGATAAAGAGGTTTTAGGCGAAGGCGACGATGCCAAGCTTGATATTCAG ATTAAGttggataaagaaaagaaaattctatCAATTCGTGATAGAGGTATTGGCATGACAAAGGAGGATTTGATCAAGAATTTGGGTACCATAGCCAAGTCAGGAACTTCAG CATTTGTGGAGAAAATGCAGACAAGTGGAGACCTAAATTTAATTGGACAGTTTGGAGTTGGGTTTTACTCTGTATATCTTGTTGCTGACTACGTTGAAGTCATTAGCAAGCATAATGAAGACAAACA GTATGTATGGGAATCAAAGGCCGATGGAGCATTTGCAATCTCTGAGGATACCTGGAATGAGCCTCTGGGACGTGGAACTGAGATTAGATTGCATCTCAGGGAAGAAGCTGGAGAGTACTTGGAGGAGAGTAAATTGAAA GATTTGGTGAAGAAATATTCTGAATTCATCAACTTCCCAATCTATTTGTGGGCAAGTAAAGAGGTTGACGCGGAGGTTCCTGCTGACGAAGATGAGTCTGGTGATGAAGATGAAACAA CTGCTGAAAGCAGCTCTTCTGATGATGGAGATTCTGAGAAAAGTGAAGATGAAGACGCCGAGGataaaccaaaaaccaaaaaaattaaggagaCTACTTATGAGTGGGAACTTTTGAATGATGTTAAGGCTATATGGTTGAGAAATCCAAAGGAGGTGACAGAAGAAGAGTACACAAAATTCTACCACTCTCTAGCAAAG GATCTTGGTGATGAGAAGCCTCTGGCATGGAGTCACTTCACTGCTGAGGGCGATGTTGAATTCAAGGCTGTTTTGTTTGTTCCACCAAAGGCTCCTCATGATCTATATGAGAGTTATTACAACACTAATAAAGCCAACCTGAAGCTGTATGTTAGACGAGTCTTCATCTCAGATGAATTTGACGAGCTTTTGCCAAAATATCTGAACTTTTTGATG GGTCTCGTTGATTCTGATACTTTACCGCTCAATGTTTCTCGAGAAATGCTTCAACAACACAGCAGCttaaaaacaatcaagaagAAACTTATCAGAAAGGCACTTGATATGATCCGTAAAATTGCTGATGAGGATCCTGATGAGGCAAATGACAAAGACAAGAAAG ATGTTGAGAATTCCAGTGATGATGAGAAGAAAGGTCAATATGCAAAATTTTGGAATGAGTTTGGCAAGTCCATCAAACTCGGCATTATTGAGGATTCAGTTAACAGAAATCGCTTGGCAAAACTTCTCAGATTTGAAAC CACCAAGTCCGATGGTAAATTGACATCACTTGATCAGTACATATCAAGAATGAAATCTGGGCAAAAGGATATCTTCTACATAACTGGACCAAACAAGGAGCAAGTGGAAAAATCTCCTTTCCTCGAGAGGCTGAAGAAGAAGGGTTATGAG GTTATTTACTTCACAGATCCAGTTGATGAATATTTGATGCAATATTTGATGGATTATGAAGACCAGAAATTCCAGAATGTTTCCAAGGAGGGTCTGAAGCTAGGGAAAGACTCAAAAGCTAAGGAGCTAAAGGAGTCATTCAAGGAGCTAACCAAGTGGTGGAAGGGTGCTCTAGCCAGTGAGAACGTTGATGATGTGAAAATTAGCAATCGTTTGGCTGACACACCTTGTGTTGTTGTGACATCAAAATATGGATGGAGTGCAAATATGGAAAGGATAATGCAGGCCCAAACTTTGTCAGATGCAAACAAGCAAGCATATATGCGTGGCAAGAGGGTGCTCGAGATTAATCCAAGGCATCCAATCATCAAGGAACTCCGTGAGAGAGTTGTAAAGGACCCTGAg GATGGTAGTGTTAAGCAAACCGCCCACCTCATGTACCAAACAGCGCTCATGGAGAGTGGCTTCATACTCAATGATCCCAAAGATTTTGCCTCTCGTATTTACAGCTCCGTGAAATCTAGCCTGAGCATCAGTCCTGATGCCATCATCGAAGAGGAAGATGATGTAGAAGAAGTCGAGGTTGAAGCCGAAACAAAAGAAGCCACTTCCAGCAGTGAAGCTGAACCCACTAGAGATGACGAGGATACGGAACCCTCTGTTGTGAAGGATGAGTTATAG